CTTTGTTGATTAATCATCCCATccaaattacaaagaaaaaatCAAGGTAGTGCAACCAAAAGTCAATCCACTAACAAACAGTATATGtattaaaaatatccaaaagtcACATCCCTCATCAAAATTCGATCACTTTGTCAAACCCATCATCAATACCAAAGACTCTGTCTATTTGGTTTCACACTAAATCCCAAATCTGCATCCCAATTCCCAAGAAAAGAGAAGAACCTTACAACGAACAAAACCAGTGAATTTTCATGGACTAACAACAACTCGACAGCAAATACCACCCATACAAGCAACCATAAAATCTCGAAACTTTTATGCAGTTTCAGCAAGTACTACTCTACACCAGTCCACTAATAACATCAACACTAACGCAACACTCGTACAACTGGATTGAACTTCGAGCATTATGCAAAAATAAAGCTTATATCAAATCTGAATTGTCGAAGAGTATTACTGTGAGAATACACAAGGATTTTCCTAAAAATCAGCTTTTAACACCAATTAAAACACAGACACACCCCAGAATCACCAAATCACTCTTTCACATAAAAATCGACACTTTAAGTAAATACCCATACTCAATCATCAAAATCCAGAAAAGGCACCTCGTAAAACCACACCCCAAACCCAATTCAAGTAATTAAACAGATAAAATTACTCAATTATTACAGAAATGGAAAAGTTCGCAGAATCAATTACCTGAGGGGAAAAGAATCCCGGCGAATTAAGAAACCCAGAAGGACTCAACCCTGGAGGGATAGTGAACATTGGAGAACGAGCAACCACCAAGTTCATGGGCCTACTCTGCTTGAACCCTAAGCTCTTCTGCGCTCCTTCCTCACCGGAATTCTCGCCGGGATTCTCGGGGGGCGGAAAGGGAGGCCTGGAAGCACCGCCAAAGGCAAGCGGGGACGCCATGGCGCCGGCGAGAAGCTGAGAGAAGGAGCGGTAGTCGGAGTCAGAACCGCCGCCATCAGAGAAGAAGCTGGAGACGAGAGTCATGGGGCCTGGACTGATGCCAGCGCCGGCGCCGGAGAAGAAGGCCTCGGCGGAGGGTCGAGGAGGGAGGGTTATGGTTGGCCGAGATGACTGCGGCGGCGCCGCCGCTGAATTGGCGTCGGTGGTGGACATTTAACGgtgtttctttctctcttttcttcccCTGTAAGAAATGGGAAATGATttggaaattgattttgataaatttgATATGTTTTTGGTGTAATAAGATTGAGAGTGAGATCGAAAATATTGGTGGGTTTGGTGTTTATCTTGAACACTCAGCGCAAAGTCCACTTTGTAGAAacttgaaagaaaaaaagaacgaAGATTAATGGGACaacatattattttattattatttatttgtgtgTGTAATGATTTACTTTCTTTTTACAACTTCCTCCTCTTTGGCAACAAAAATTAGTGCCCCGTTAATATCTCTGTAAGAATTTAGAATATCTGCTCTACTACAATGCTATTACCAATAAcatgttacatgtttattaattttgtcttttctttaccaaaaattaattttgtctttttatttattaaatgtatataataatgataaattaattttaattaatataatagtttaataagtatttaattatttttaaataggaataatattttctttttatttgaatatatacATGCAAaacaaagatatttaaaaaataaaaaatgtaatccTTCCTaatttaaatatgtaaataacattagttttatttatgtttatccaTATTAATAGTGTAATTTTAAGAAATGGGATAAGTATCATCtcaattgtattaattaattttttattaaaaatttatttacttatatctaaaaaacttatttattcacttgtttattttttaaaagattgacTGCATGcttcaagaaaaactaaaagtgcaagtactttttaaaattaattatttatataaaatataataaaaatgagaGTATAACACtcttaaaaaaatgaattattattaaagataataaataaacgaaaaatataaaaaaattgtatatatttataaatattaattcacacatttttttaattaaaaaattatttattaaaataatcaaatttgatataatagaaaaattaaatttctaattgACCAATAACCAaaatttgtttataataatataataatttttttttatgaaatatcaaatatgtatttatatactaTGATTATTTTATGTGTATAGAAAATATAatcgataaataaaataatagctTACAACTTacaagttttcattttttttaaatttttaaaaatatgttaattTGATTAATAGATTATCATTTTAATGCTTAACTATTTAtatagaatataataaaataaaaaataaaatttatctaactaataaaaaagtataacaatttttatttaatgaaaagTATTCAAAGATGAGCCATCACAAGGATATCTTCTAATATTCTTATTACATCAACACATATGATTAAAATAAGAGTAATACCCCAAATCAGTCCCTAAAAAATTTTAGACCGGACATTTTAGTCCTCAAGGAATAAAAATATCCAGATCGATCTTCAACGTTATACGCCGTTAGTCATTGTAGTCTTCGTCCGTCAAAAGGTAACATCCGCTGCTGAGGTGTAGCGTTAAGTTTTTCACGTGGCCGTTAAGTGCCAAGTGGAGCGAAAAGGACAGTTCAGTCCCTGTAGTCACAAACAGAACGACGCCATTTTAGAGGCATATAACGTTGCGTTTTGAATGGAATTACAGTTTGTCTCTTTATTACCCCCCACTCCTTCACAAGGCTTGACACAAAAAGACCTGAGACCCCAAACCCTCATCTTCTTTTTACTGAGAATTGCCGTAACCCTCTCCACCGTCATCTCCCACCTCATATCCTACATCACCCTCAACACGCTCTCTAATCCATTTATTCTTCGTCGTTACTTTTTCATCCATGAACATAACGTCCTCTTGCTGCACCGTAACCGCTAAAGCATAGGAGCAAAATAGTGGGAAGGTTCGATTGTTGATCAAGCCTTAGTCGCGTTCACCAAGGTAACCCCCCGAAACCAAGAATGTAGTGCTTACCGCAAATATTGAAGGTGTTTATTATAGTACATGGTTAATCAAATTTTGAGTAGGTATTAATATGTTTTCGTTAGTAATAGCAGAGCATCTTCAGCAAAGTGTGCTCTTATTATATGATTATATGGTTCTTGTGTTTCATTGCATTGTATCTTTGTAGCCCATGATTATACCTGATTATATATGATGCTTATTTAGAATAGTTAAATAGAGTAATTtatgaaattgaaaattaatCTTCTTTTTCATTTCTGGGTTTGTGGTGTATGTAATTTATGAAGTTAATATTGTTTTCACCATATATTGCAGATGGAGGATATGGTGGTTCCTGTGTTTCACCATGGAGGCAATATTGTAAGGGATAATAAAGGTGTTATGCTATACATCGATGGAAAGATTAAAAGATTTCCTAAGATGGATATTGACCTCATttgcttctttgatcttcaaactttGTTCAAAGAACTAGGATATAGTGATTACAAGACAATGTACTGATCTGATCCTGCTGCTTCAGACTTTGAGTCTGGATTATACCCAATTAATGGAGATAAGGAGATAAATGAGTTGCGAGAGAATAAACAGAAGAACAGAAATACTGATGAGTTTCACCTTTACTTTGATCACCCAATAATGGACACTCCGTTGAATGATTCAGATTTTGAACTTGATATAACTGAAGGTGATGATGACTCTAGCGATGATGGGTATGAGAGCACGAAGAACGAGCCATACAGACCACCTCCACTAGGAATGGAGGATGACAGTGAAGAAGATTGTGTAGTTGTGAGGAAGAAtacaaagaagaaaatagagagtaAGTTAGTCTCCAAGAAGAAGGTGAGGAAGAGAAGCACGATAACAAACCCAATTGCTCCAAGGCAAACCCAAAGAAGTTATGTTTTACGAAGTGCTGGAGGAAGTTCTAGTGGACCCAACAATATTGGTGGAGCAAAAACTGATATAACCAATAGGGCTGGTAAGTCAAAATCTGCAACAAATAGAACTGATCAGCCCAATTCTAAAGGACCAAACACTGTTGGGCCCAGACCTGTTAATGCAAGGCCCAAACCTACAACAACAAATACTGATCAGCCCAATTTCGGAGGACAAAAATATACTAGGCCCAAGGGAGGTACATCAAATTCTGCTAGGCCTGTTTTTGGTGACACACATCATGAGGGAAAGAACGAAGATGAAGAGGAGGTAGAAGAGGAGGACCCTGTGTTTGATTATGAGTCTGAAACGTTGTTAATACCAGAGAGCTCAGAGGATAAATGAGACAGATATGAATGGCCACAATTTAATGAAGGTGCTGAGTTTGGTCAAGTTTGGTTTCAATTAGGAATGGAGTTTACAACCCTTGAGTCCTTCAAGAATGCATTGAAGGATCATGTGATTTATGAAGGAAGGAGGATCAGATACATTAAGAATGATCAGAGAAGGGTGAGGTGTGATTGTGAACATGGGGTGGAAAGGGTTAAGAAGCCTAGGAAAAGAAAATCTAAAAAGGAGACCACTGCGGAAGAGCCTACCAAGGAAAAAACTGATCAAGTTAATAATGAAGTGGACGAAGGAGAGGAAAATAATAAGGGTAATGAGGAAGATGATGCTGCCGGTGATAATAACCAAGCGGATGTTGTGACTAATGAGAGTAACCAAGCAGATGTTGTGACTAATGAGAATAACCAAGATACTGTTTTGCCTGGTGAAGATAACAGTAACAAAGGTCCGAAGTGTGCACCTTGTCCCTGGCTCATTTATTGTGCTTGGAACTCTCAATTGAGAAGCTATCAAATAAAGACATATGTTCCTAATCACACATGCGGAAGAGAATTCGGGAGTAATATGGCGGACCAGAAGTGGGTTGCTAATAAGTTGGAGAAAAGGCTACAAACCCAACCTCACATGACACTCAGTGAGGCATACGACCACATCAAAATAGATTACAATGTGGTGGTGAATGGAAAGATGATCTATAGAGCTCTTAAAGAGGCAAGAGATCGTTTTGTTGGAAACGAAAGAGCCCAATACAGTAAACTTAGGGACTACTTGCATGAATTGTTGAGGAGCAATCCAGGAAGCAGAGCATTATTGGCAGTGACTCCAATACCGCAGTCTCCTCCGTTGTTCGACAAGCTATATATATGCCTTGACGCATGTAAAAAGGGCTTTAAGGCTAGTTGTAGAAAGTTGATCGGTCTTGATGGTTGTTTCTTGAAAGGATATTTTGGAGGCCAACTACTTTCAGCCATGGGTCAAGACGCTAACAATCACTTCTATGTGATTGCGTTTGCTGTGGTCGACAGCGAGACAAAGAAAAATTGGAAATGGTTCCTCACACTGCTACAAGAAGATCTTGGGGATCAGTACATACATGGGTGGAATTTCATATCAGATCAACAAAAGGTAAACAAATCAATTTGTAAATGAAGTCATTCAATTAGGGACTTTTGCCTGAATATTGAATCTGTTGTTAGTATTGTCACTGAATTTATTATTTGGAAACTGCAATTCTGGATTTTTGACTGCATATTTTGGTTTGTTATCAGTATTGTTTAGAAGATCAATTTCTGGTTTGAATCTGTTATTAGTATTGTTGTTAATATTGTCATTGAATTTGTTATCAATATTGTTAATGAATTTGTcagtaaaagataaatatcacATTGAATGtgttattaatattgttattgaATTTGTTATTTGAAAACTGCAATTAGGGACTTTTGCCTGCATTAAAGGAAGTCATGCCGCATGCTCATCACCGCAATTGTGTTAGGGACTGAACTGTCTTATTCTGAGTAGGGACTAACTCTGGATAATCATTGGCTTCAGGCTGGTGCTTCTGGAATTGCTCAACTCCATGTACCTTCATCCTTTCATGGACCATCAGCAGCAAACATGGTTAGTGATTTCTAACAAAATCTTTATAATTGTTTGCATTCGGTTAGTGAGTTTCAACTAATTATTCATTTCTTGTTTGGCAATCTGCAGACCACTGGAATATTGCCACAAACCATTTGGAATGGCCTTAATGCTTAAGCCTCTACACGAGCAAAGCAGCCTATTATCAGGCCACCTCACATAATGAACCCACCAATTCCGTCAAGCACCCCACCACCAATTCAACCACATCAAACCCTTTAGGGCATCTCACATGAAACAATGTCTGCTGCAAGTGAAGGAACTGCGTCAAGGATGTTCCAGTTCATACCCAATCTTAGTTTCAAGGCTCCGAGGAAGAAATGAACCAACATATATCAAGGCCTACTCTTAAGTGTTGTTTAGAGAATTTTAAAATGTAATCATGTGGTCTGAAATACCTTTTAAGTAGTATTTTGGTTGAATTAGGATAAACTTGATCCTTTGTTTTGCTTCATGCATGAGTATTTTGGTAGAATCAGGATAAACTTGTTCCTTTGTTTTGGAACACATTTTGATGGAATTATCATTGCCAAGAATAGGCTTCTTGAGACAATTACACTTATTAGCATAAGGTTTTACATGTATTACTTAGATACTTTAATCTATGATGGTTGCTGTTTGGTTTTTCATTTCTTACTTAGATATTTGCTAATACATGATAAGTCACTCATCATTGAGACAATTACACTTATTAGCACAAGGTTTTACATGTATTACTTagataccttaatctatgatggtTGCTGTTTGGTTTTTCATTTCTTACTTAGATATTTGCTAATACATGGTAAGTCACTCATCATTGATTGTTGAAGTAGAATAAATTCATCGTACAAATAGATTTGCACTCTCCGTAAACAAATTATTGCTTTTTTCATTTATCAGGAATTTAGCAAAGAAATATACTACTCAGTCAATTCACGTCCAAACCTAAACTACTAACGTTTTCCAGAGTGCTTGATTAAACAAAGCCAACTTATTATCCATAAACCTATAACAAATACAACAACATTAAACGTTATGCTTTTCCAATCAATTTTTGACATTGAATTATGAGGTTTCTTCAGTGCCCCTATCCTGTTTTCAAGCTCCAAAAATCTCTCTTCAACCCATCCATCATCACCACTTATGCCATGAAGTTCAGTTATCTTTTCCACACCAACTTTCTTGTAATCAAAGTTAAAAACTGATTCAAACCATACGAAGAAATTGCAGTGGATTTGTTTTTCCTgcttaaaaaaaaatcatctttttgctcagaaccaattcataaacaaatgcatcaacaatgattttcCAAGCCACTATCTAATTAAAATCTAACCTTGTATTTTGGGCAACCAAAGAACAGTCTTCCCGGATTATCAGGAGTCCTTGACTTCGATACGATTGCATACAATCCACATCCACATTTTGGGTGCTGTCCTTTGGGGATTTCGCATGTTTCCATGCCTGGGTTATCAGCTCCGGCGTGGGTCGCTCTCCGTCGACGACCACTTGATACCAAGGTACTTCCTATACTGTGTGACATTATAGCTGTGATGTATTTTCTAGAGGAATCAACTTTTTAGGGTTTCAAATTCATGCAGgatttaaagaagaaaatgaacgaAGACCTCTACACCTTCATATACAAAACGCAGCGTCGTGGTCTCTCCCAAATTGACGTTACTAGGGCTGTGACTACAGGGACTGAACTGTCCTCTTCGCTCCACCTGGCACTTAACGGCCACGTGAAAAACTTAACGCTACACCTCAGCAGCGGACGTTACCTTTTGACGGACGAGGACTACAATGACTAACGGCGTATAACGTTGGGGATTGATCTAGGTATTTTTATTCCTTGGGGTCTAAAGTGTCCAGTCTAAAATTTCTTAGGAACTGATTTGGGGTATTACTCTTAAAATAAATGTTAGGTGGCATTTACGTTAATTCTTTATAATCTTTGTCTaatacaattaaatttttattttgcaaaAGCATCGTTAACTTATTATTGCAACATCAATATTGTATCtcttttttattacaataataattCAATATTGATCATTTATCGTTCTATTCTCAATTTTTATTGtgtcatttaaaattatattaataactaatttaaatataaaaaaacaattaATCTCTTAAATAATAAGACAATAGAAACTTAAAACCTaccttttaaaatttatatgaagTACGCAGATTTTACTAGAGACAGTGATGTCAATTTAGATGGTGGGATAAGAGAAATGCGACACTAATACATAAAAACTGtattttatcacataattttttcttctttttacattaataatttttgttcatttttttacaaatttaactCTATTTTTTGCACGTAGTTATCAATATTTCTTACTTACATATTaatgttttttcttctttttattggaGATATTCAATGACCACAAATataaatttcaaaagaaaaataatgattTCTGGATTAAAGTTTTGGAGTGAATTGCATGAAGATTAATATTCTTacatatttgattattatttaaaaaatttgtttttttcctTGATTATGAATAAAATTCTTATCAGTaatgtttataatttatttattgaattattattaaaaaaaaagtccaTCTAGTCTAGCTAAAAATTtcggtatatttttatattaataataaatacagaaattattaatattttacaaatttttttaatggaACTTATTTGTGAGTTTGTGTAAGAATAGATATTATtaaatttgtgtattaatttaagggataagtactgaaatcgtccctaacgtcttgagttaaaatcaaaatcgtcctcgacctttttttattattaaaatcatcttcaacgttacaaaacgctataaaatcgtctttttccactttaattttatttttttaccatattacccttcattattaataaaaataattaaaaataatattaaaaaattaaaacaaaccccACCCCCCGACCCCCTCCCCTCCCACCCCTCAACCCTCCCCCCTCCGCCCTCCCTCCCGTAACCCCCTCAGCCCACTCCTTCATCCCCCCTCCAaccctccccctcccccctcccGTAACTCCCTCACTCACCCTCCCGTAACCCTTTCagcccactccctcacccccacCCCTCATTCCTCACCCATCACTCCACTTTCGACTCCCTtcactccctcaccccctcagcccactccctcaccccctcaccctcCCGTAACCAAATTCAGCAAAaactcagcaacaacaataatcaaaattctGCAACAATtcacaaattcagcaacaacaataatcaaaactcagCAAAACTCAGCAATAAGCAATAATAAAAACTCAgcaacaattcacaaaaaatttagaaattctacaacaaaaattcagttcaaaaaagaagaagaagaagaagaacagtgGCGGATCACAGGTGGCAGGGCGGCGGTGCAGCGGTGGCGGCGGCAGTGAAGATCGACGGCGTCCATGAAGACCGGTGGCGGCGGCGATgacccttccccttccccctcttcttccttCGCGTTCCCTTCTCCCTTTCCCTAAGGAGCGAAGAGCGGCGGCAGCAGCGAAGAGCGGCGACGATAATGAAGACCGGTGGCGGCggcgaggagaagaagaagaagaagaaggtggtggTGGTTAGGGCGTGAGAGTTTGGTTAGATATGAAGGAAGGTAAAATTTTGGGGGTAAGGGAGGGAAGAGAGACCGAAGAGGCTGGGAGTGGGGTGAGGtggggtttttcttttttttttatgttaatattatttttatttttgttttaagggtaaaattgtcaaagtattattattttttgtaaaaaaggtaattttataacgttttgtaacgttgaggatgattttaataacaaaaaaggtcggagacaattttgattttgacccaagacgttagggacgatttcagtattTATCccttaatttaattattagtgtGATTAAATAATTGTAACTTTATGCTCATCTATTATCATCTAAATCGTCCGTACTAAGAATAAATATTATGATAATAGTATTTAAATATTTAGAAATACACATATTCATTATGTGTTCTTTTGATAGGAATCCAAAAATTCATAAAGCATCATCAATGAAATTACATCAATTACCAATTTTCATATTacattctaaaataaaattttagtaagagTTAGTCACGTTATAATAATTATGGTAGAAATGGCCAtaacaatattaaaaatgttGTTCGTATAGATCAACTGCAAACAATTCATATTGTGCTGATCATTTTTAAGATACAaatctcaaattaaaaattattagttaaatttttCATATACAAAATCTCAGCTCGAGAACATAAAATTATGCACGCATGTGTGTACGGAACaagtttattttgaaaaaaatatatatataagataagaATTAAAGATTCACACATAATTCTTTGTTATTCTAGCATTCAAAAATTTGTGTCTCAATAATTACATAACTACACCATCATAATACTCTCATGCCATAGCTAGTAGAAAGCCTTTCATGCATCATGCACATATTCTTCTAAAATAAGCAAATCATTAGATAACAAGCCAAATTCTACCGCATGATGCTCAAAATTTTAGTCACCAAATTTTATTCaccaaaacaaatttaaaaatctattcACCAAGTTTTATTCAAttagcaaatttatcataaaaattcatACACAAAGTCTATTATCCAAATTTTATTCGATTAGCACATAATAAAAATGACGTAATATTGTAACGAGAACAATTCACTAAATTTTATGTTGGCATTTGCGTTAGAAT
The sequence above is drawn from the Arachis hypogaea cultivar Tifrunner chromosome 4, arahy.Tifrunner.gnm2.J5K5, whole genome shotgun sequence genome and encodes:
- the LOC140184260 gene encoding uncharacterized protein At4g04775-like gives rise to the protein MSHSIGSTLVSSGRRRRATHAGADNPGMETCEIPKGQHPKCGCGLYAIVSKSRTPDNPGRLFFGCPKYKEKQIHCNFFVWFESVFNFDYKKVGVEKITELHGISGDDGWVEERFLELENRIGALKKPHNSMSKIDWKSITFNVVVFVIGLWIISWLCLIKHSGKR